A genomic segment from Gilvibacter sp. SZ-19 encodes:
- a CDS encoding DUF6090 family protein: MAKIFRKFRLKHIKTGKLKQYTLYAIGEILLVVIGILIALGINSRVEQNKQKELEQTYLKALLNDFEINQRKLNNLIAANQNNYDNSLKLIGLIGKEQVEENEFAKLMVTTFSYDIHYNPNNAVLDELLNTGNLKSISSTYLRQRLTVWIATLDDVKSQEEELAKQREKAMEILLSDKYNMRSLLDETGISIDELKLAPTAKESAFEDLLNNNSFESRMLLFALTSRGTQLEHYLPLKEEIDNILKTLAEELND, encoded by the coding sequence ATGGCCAAGATTTTTCGCAAATTCCGCTTAAAACACATCAAAACCGGCAAACTGAAACAATATACCTTATACGCCATTGGAGAAATTCTCTTGGTAGTAATTGGTATTTTGATAGCGCTAGGTATAAACAGTCGTGTTGAACAGAACAAACAAAAGGAGCTGGAACAAACCTATTTAAAAGCCCTTTTGAATGATTTTGAGATCAATCAGCGGAAGCTAAACAACCTAATTGCAGCAAATCAGAACAACTACGACAATTCCCTAAAGCTCATAGGGCTAATTGGGAAAGAGCAAGTAGAAGAGAACGAGTTTGCCAAACTGATGGTCACCACCTTTTCGTACGACATTCACTACAATCCTAACAATGCGGTACTGGACGAATTGCTCAATACCGGGAATCTAAAAAGCATTTCCTCTACTTATCTGAGGCAGCGCCTCACGGTTTGGATAGCGACCTTGGACGACGTAAAAAGTCAAGAGGAGGAACTCGCCAAACAACGCGAGAAAGCCATGGAGATCTTGTTGTCTGACAAATACAATATGAGATCCCTATTGGATGAGACGGGTATAAGTATCGATGAGCTCAAATTGGCTCCAACTGCAAAAGAATCGGCCTTCGAAGATCTGCTCAACAACAATAGTTTTGAAAGCCGAATGCTACTGTTTGCACTCACCAGCCGCGGGACTCAGTTAGAACATTACTTGCCGCTTAAAGAAGAAATTGATAATATTCTAAAGACCTTGGCAGAAGAATTAAACGATTAA
- a CDS encoding glucosamine-6-phosphate isomerase translates to MAKLDFANTVKGSLLEGFYPTGWDYQKIDQCCDLGLEGVTKRASFWHDEFAPEAVDSLQKMEQRMGEEIAQVIMDTRANNQQLAIILPVGPMGMYKYVVDILTRNQVSADHMTTFNMDEWSDRDGNTMPPDQDGGFEKAMNEALFEPLGDLTVPQGQRNFATKENLPTYATKIQAIKGSGGKLVTVYGIGRACHIAFWEPQIGDEYDNDTDWRSQTHRIGQALHPLTVEQNSLHSFASRFTLIPCWANTVGPGLFLESDYCIGGADGIYPSRGACWQGMSLCVTLQYGPSRWITSSWMPTIPGRLIFMKELAGPLRPEAH, encoded by the coding sequence ATGGCCAAATTAGACTTTGCAAACACCGTAAAGGGTTCTTTGCTAGAAGGATTTTACCCCACAGGTTGGGACTATCAAAAGATCGATCAATGCTGTGATCTGGGCTTAGAGGGAGTGACCAAGCGCGCTTCGTTTTGGCACGATGAGTTCGCTCCAGAAGCTGTAGATAGCTTACAAAAGATGGAGCAGCGCATGGGCGAGGAGATCGCTCAGGTGATCATGGATACCCGTGCCAACAACCAGCAGTTGGCGATCATTCTTCCTGTTGGGCCCATGGGTATGTATAAGTATGTAGTAGATATACTAACTAGGAATCAGGTGTCTGCAGACCATATGACTACCTTTAACATGGACGAGTGGTCGGACCGCGATGGAAACACCATGCCACCCGATCAGGACGGAGGCTTTGAAAAGGCCATGAACGAAGCCTTATTTGAACCTTTAGGGGACTTAACAGTACCTCAGGGGCAACGTAATTTTGCCACTAAGGAGAATTTACCCACTTATGCCACAAAGATTCAAGCTATCAAGGGGTCCGGAGGCAAATTGGTCACTGTATATGGCATTGGTCGTGCCTGTCATATCGCTTTTTGGGAGCCTCAAATTGGCGATGAATACGACAACGACACCGACTGGAGATCGCAAACCCACAGAATAGGGCAGGCCTTGCATCCGCTTACTGTAGAACAGAATTCGCTACACAGTTTTGCAAGCCGTTTTACTCTAATTCCTTGTTGGGCGAACACGGTTGGTCCTGGTTTATTCTTAGAAAGCGATTATTGCATCGGTGGTGCAGACGGTATCTATCCTTCGCGAGGTGCTTGCTGGCAAGGTATGAGCCTATGTGTAACTTTGCAATACGGACCTTCTCGTTGGATAACTTCCAGCTGGATGCCAACTATTCCAGGCAGGCTTATTTTTATGAAAGAGCTAGCCGGACCGC
- the corA gene encoding magnesium/cobalt transporter CorA, with protein sequence MSRSRKKIGLAPGTLVFTGNKKLDKVIIHKLSYDSEQLEQGELDSHSEHRIAPLDNKKVDWFDVRGMHDTELIATLGANFGMHPLTLENTVDIHQRPKFEEYENGFFITLKALRFNADTKSVNNEHLAIYVTDGAVISFQETESDLFEPVRERLEKSSGRIRSRGADYLAFALMDVVVDHYYVVIEGFEEVINRLEDELTEDPTTEIKGEIHQLKKELLRIRKKVIPLREATSQFSKSEHRLIADTTPIFVRDLYEHTVHVIDNLDSNRDLLNGLQDLYISELSFKMNKVMQVLTLVSTIFIPLTFLAGIYGMNFTNIPELNYKYGYFILLGVMFVISIILIFFFRRKHWL encoded by the coding sequence ATGAGCAGATCTCGCAAAAAAATTGGTTTAGCCCCTGGAACCCTTGTCTTTACAGGAAACAAAAAACTTGACAAGGTTATAATTCACAAGCTGTCTTATGACTCTGAACAGCTGGAACAAGGGGAACTCGACAGCCATAGCGAGCATCGTATAGCTCCATTAGACAACAAAAAAGTAGATTGGTTCGATGTGCGCGGCATGCACGATACGGAGCTTATTGCAACCTTGGGAGCCAATTTTGGGATGCATCCACTTACCCTTGAAAACACGGTTGATATTCATCAACGTCCTAAATTCGAGGAATACGAGAACGGCTTTTTTATCACCTTAAAAGCCTTGCGATTCAATGCGGACACCAAATCTGTAAATAACGAACATTTGGCAATTTATGTGACCGATGGCGCCGTTATCAGTTTTCAGGAAACAGAAAGTGACTTGTTCGAACCCGTACGCGAGCGTCTGGAAAAAAGTAGCGGACGCATCCGCAGCAGAGGTGCCGACTATTTGGCCTTTGCGCTGATGGATGTAGTGGTTGACCATTATTATGTGGTCATTGAAGGGTTTGAAGAAGTGATCAATAGACTGGAAGACGAACTCACCGAAGATCCAACCACAGAGATCAAGGGCGAGATCCATCAGCTTAAAAAAGAACTCCTACGGATCAGAAAAAAAGTGATCCCCTTACGAGAGGCCACTTCGCAATTCTCTAAATCTGAACACCGCTTAATTGCAGATACTACTCCTATTTTTGTTCGCGACCTTTACGAACACACTGTTCACGTTATAGATAACCTAGACTCCAACCGCGACCTACTAAACGGACTGCAGGACCTCTATATCTCCGAACTGAGCTTTAAGATGAACAAGGTGATGCAGGTACTTACGCTTGTGTCTACCATTTTTATTCCCCTGACCTTTTTGGCCGGGATCTACGGAATGAATTTTACCAACATCCCAGAACTCAACTATAAGTATGGCTATTTTATACTGCTTGGGGTGATGTTTGTTATTAGTATTATTCTGATATTCTTCTTTAGACGTAAACACTGGCTATAA